Within Flavobacterium pisciphilum, the genomic segment TCGTTCAAGTAGAACAGTTTTTACCATTAGCTCCAATAAAATCAGATGAGGCTGTTTCAACAGGAGATTATATCTTTGAGCCTTCGAAAGAAGAAATTGTATTGACATTGATTCCTAAATCATTAAAAACACAATTATACAAAGGTATCCGTGATTCATTTGCTTCAGAGCATGGTGCGCGTATGACTGCGATGCATAAAGCAACTGATAATGCAACAGACTTGAGAAATCAATTGAAATTAACTTATAATAAAGCACGTCAAGCAGCTATTACAAACGAGATCTTAGAGATCGTTGGTGGAGCAGAAGCATTGAAAGGATAAGAAAAATTATCAATTTTTCAAATCTTCAAATTGCGAAGCTTTGAGAAGAATTTAATTTTCACATATCCAATACTTAATTTATTTTAAGTTACTAGTATATAAAAAAGAGAGCCAACAATTGTTGGCTCTCTTTTTTGTTATTAGCTATAGTGTTTCAAAAATACCGTTCTTCTATAAGAGAAAGCATATCATTCAAACTGACACTAATCGTTTTTATTATTTCAATAAATATCCAATTGCATATCCTAAAAAAGAGAAAGCAGCCATAATAAAAATGGTATACCTTATTATTTTTATTATTTTATTTGGCTCCATTGGTAGGATAAATTATTTTGTTGCAAATACAAATCTACCCAATTCAAAGCCTATATAGGTTAAAATGAATGAGATCCATAGTAGCCATGCTATAAAATTATTGGTTTTTTCTCTAGCATAGACCGCCAATTTATTTACCTGTTTTTCCATTTTTTCTAGTTTATTTTGTTAGTAGTTTTAAGGGCTGTTAATAGCCAAAGTTTGAAATTGTTTTTCCAATTATATAACCAAAAAAATATAAAAATCCCCAAAGAATAATAGCCGATATTACTATCATGGAAATATTGTTAGTATTCATAAGATTGTTTTTAATTTTCATAGTTTCAGTTTATTAAGGTTATAGAATGTTAAATGTAAAATTATTTATCAGACACACAAAATATTTTGTAAATAAAATCTGTGCTAATTTAATTAAAGCTGATTAAATTGATAATTTTCATAAAGAAGGGAGACTTTTTTTTACATAAATAACGTAGGTAAATTCGGTCGCTAAGAGTAAATAATATATTATCTTCCGTGATTAATAGATTAAATACCAAACATCATTATAAAACATGAAAATATTTTACAGTATAATTCTTTTTTTTATCTTTTTATTAGGTTGTAAATCGATAAAAGAAACAAATATTTCAGAAGCAAAATTAGGTTCTAAAAAAGAACTTACCTCATTGGAGTTACAGACTTGGTATCAAAAAGATCTTAGAGAAGATTCAATACCAGGAATTTCATTGAATAAATGGTATCGTTTAAACAAAAAAAAGCCCAAAAGCAAAAATATTATTGTAGCTGTAATAGATACTCAAATCGATATAAAGCACGAAGATTTACAAGGACAGCTTTGGAGAAATGATAAAGAAATTCCAAATAATGGAATTGATGACGACGATAATGGTTATGTAGACGATATTAATGGATGGAGCTTTATAGGAACTAAAAACGGAGGTTATGTGGCATGTGCTAATTATGAATATGTGCGTATTGTAAGAGATTGGGGGCCATTGTTTGCAGGTAAAACCGAATCTCAAATAGATGCTCAAGATTTGTACAAATACAAAGAATACCATAGAGGGCTAAAGACGTTAGAAGAAAAAAACAAGTATTATAAAAACTGGCTCAAATCTTTGAATTATAATGTTGCTGTTTATCCACTGGTAAAAGAGACTTTAAAGCAATTTTTTCCTAAAGAGGATTATACATATAAACAGCTAGATAGTTTGTATGAGAAGTATAAAATAAATGATAAGAGATACAAACAAAGACGTGATGATAATGATAAAGATTTAGGAGCTTTAATATCTTATATGATGGTCAATCTAGAGGTTAATCAAGAAACTTTTGAAAAAGTACAAGATATGCAGACACAGTTGAATTCGATTGTAAATAAAAAACTAAATATAGAATACAATGAACGTCTTTTTATAGGAGATAATCCTAACGTTTTAGAAAAAGGGTATGGTAATAACAATGTGAGTAATAATAAAGAGGGGCATCAGGCTATTCAAGACCACTGTACCAAAATGGCAGGAGTTATTGGGGCGGATAGAGAAAATAATATAGGGATAAAAGGGATTGTACAAGATGTGAAAATTATGCCTCTTAATATTTCTCCACTTGGAGAAGAACACGATAAGGATATTGCCATGGCAATACGGTATGCGGTAGATAATGGGGCAAAAGTTATAAATATGTCCTTTAGTAAGGAATTTTCATTGCATAAAGAATGGGGTATAGATGCATTTAAATATGCTGAAGAACATAATGTACTATTAGTACGTAGTGCAGGTAATGGGTCACTTGATATCGACAAAAATATATATTATCCTAATGATATTAATCTTGATAACTCTAAAGAGTTTTGCTCCAATTTTATCACTGTAGGATCTGTTACCCATAAAGTAGATAGTACTTTTGTATCTGATTTTTCTAACTACGGTAAAGACAATGTAGATTTATTTGCTCCAGGAGAGGAAATATATACTACAGCTTCAGAGAATAGTTATAAATCAGATCGTGGGACTTCGATGTCGGTTCCAATGGTTTGCGGAACAGGAGCTTTAATTTGGTTGTATTATCCAAAACTCACAGCTCAGGAAGTGAAGCAAATTATTCTGGACTCTGGAACGGCTTATAATCTCGAGGTTATTGTTCCAGGAACAAAAGATAAAAAAGTTCCTTTTTCGGAATTGTCCAAATCAGGTAAAGTTCTAAACGTTTATAACGCGATGCAACTTGCGGAAAAAGTGAGTAAAAAGAAACGCTTATAAAATTTAATTTATTTCTAATATCGTTTTAATTTAAATATAATTGAAAACTATTTCAAGTAGCATTATTAGTAGTGCTAAAAAACCTTTTGATTCGAGACTCAATGAAATTCCTCTCGGATTGGTTGTTGTTTTAGATAAATAAAAAAGACCTTTTCTAACTGGTAAAATAAAAAGTGAATATAAAATATAGATAGTTAATAAGTTAGAACTATATTTTAAAGAATATTGGTTTATTAAAAATGGATACAGGGTATTGAAAATTGTTTCATGTAATAATCAATTATTGCCTGTTAATGAAATAAATAGATTACTTTGAGGTATTTGATTGATAATTTATATCGTTATTATAAAACAATAGTCCATCAACAATCTTCTCCAATTTCCCATCAATAGAGTAAGACTTCTTATTAATCGGTTTTTTTGATTAATTTTGGCTTCTATTTTTATATCATATGCAATTTATAATCAAAGAACTTACTACAACAGAAGAAATGGTTGCTCAAATTGCTACCATGCAATATTTATATCCCAATTTGAGTTTAGAGAAATATGAAGAGTACCTTTCGGAAATGGTTCCTCATAATTATACTCAAATTGCTGTTTTTGAAAATGATATCTGCATAGGTATTACTGGTTGTTGGTCATCTACAAAATTATGGTCAGGAAAATATCTAGAGATTGATAATTTTGTTGTACATCCGGATCATCGTTCAAAAGGAATTGGTAAATTATTGACAGATTATATTGAAAATAAAGCACTTGATTTGGGATGTTCAAATATTGTTTTAGATGCTTTTACGTCTAATTTTGCAGCCCATCGTTTTTATTATAATCAAGGATACGGGCCTAAAGGATTTCATTTTGTAAAAATCCTTGATGAGAACAAGTTGACTTAATATAAAAATATCATAACATTTTCTTATTGAATCAACAAAAGCGATATAAAACCAAAGAATTGGTTATTTTTGTTTTATAAATTTTATCACTACAATTATTTTGGGATTATATAAAAATCTTTTTAAACAGACAGCTATTTACGGGCTTGCAACTGTATTGCCTCGAATGCTGAGTTTTTTATTAGTACGTTTATACACTGGTATTTTGCCAACAGCCGAATACGGAGAAGTTTCTATTGTATTATCATGGATGGTTTTCTTTAATGTGGTCCTTTCTTATGGAATGGAAACTGCTTTTTTT encodes:
- a CDS encoding S8 family serine peptidase; its protein translation is MKIFYSIILFFIFLLGCKSIKETNISEAKLGSKKELTSLELQTWYQKDLREDSIPGISLNKWYRLNKKKPKSKNIIVAVIDTQIDIKHEDLQGQLWRNDKEIPNNGIDDDDNGYVDDINGWSFIGTKNGGYVACANYEYVRIVRDWGPLFAGKTESQIDAQDLYKYKEYHRGLKTLEEKNKYYKNWLKSLNYNVAVYPLVKETLKQFFPKEDYTYKQLDSLYEKYKINDKRYKQRRDDNDKDLGALISYMMVNLEVNQETFEKVQDMQTQLNSIVNKKLNIEYNERLFIGDNPNVLEKGYGNNNVSNNKEGHQAIQDHCTKMAGVIGADRENNIGIKGIVQDVKIMPLNISPLGEEHDKDIAMAIRYAVDNGAKVINMSFSKEFSLHKEWGIDAFKYAEEHNVLLVRSAGNGSLDIDKNIYYPNDINLDNSKEFCSNFITVGSVTHKVDSTFVSDFSNYGKDNVDLFAPGEEIYTTASENSYKSDRGTSMSVPMVCGTGALIWLYYPKLTAQEVKQIILDSGTAYNLEVIVPGTKDKKVPFSELSKSGKVLNVYNAMQLAEKVSKKKRL
- a CDS encoding GNAT family N-acetyltransferase, translated to MQFIIKELTTTEEMVAQIATMQYLYPNLSLEKYEEYLSEMVPHNYTQIAVFENDICIGITGCWSSTKLWSGKYLEIDNFVVHPDHRSKGIGKLLTDYIENKALDLGCSNIVLDAFTSNFAAHRFYYNQGYGPKGFHFVKILDENKLT